The genomic stretch ttttgtattgaaatgtattaaaataatattctatttattttttaaaaattatttttgatatcaatatattaaaactatttaaaacacataaaaaaatttaatttttagtaaaaaaacttaaattttaaaaaaactggttTGCACTACCTTTCCAGGCGGTGTAActctttttccttaaaaatttaCGTcgattaaaaactaaaaattttcttgtttctttttttgtgccCGAGAAAAAGCTTTTGCATACATCCACGCGTTACGAAAGATCAGAAATAACCCTTTTTCTTGCGCGCGCgcgtatgtgtgtgtgtgtataataattttattttctgggaatttgtagctttttatttttgctgCGAAAGGAATTAGGTGATCTGCCTGCCTTACTTTGTTCGTGAGATGCCGCCTTTCCATTCAATAAGAAAAATCGGGTACATACATTATCTTTGACCAATCATACgccagaaagaaaaaaaagtacaagaaaaagaaaatatacattAATCACTCATGGTGGTTGGTTTTCGGTGAAGATATGTGACGATTTAACTCGAAACGACTttatttaatgagttttttaaaatagttatttatagATATTATTAAATCCAACACAAAAATCtgatcaaaatacaaaatacaaactaaGATAAATGCCTTCACATcatatgtatatgtatgtacaataattatactttttaaaattcaatataatatatacattatttaatattaacatggcatacatgtaaaatttataattttatcatttaatataatgTTTGGTTTTTCAATGCTGAGAgaataattaacaatattttatttcatgatattcACTTTGAAGAAAGTAATACATAAAAAAGAGGATAAAGAAATCTTATGTAGAATTCTTACATTTTTGGTGggtaataaatttaattttatgtttgtatttgtctttttatttaaagtggACTTTAATTAATAACCAATAAccagtttaattttataattgatttttttgtgctCAAAAGTCTTTgctcaataattatttttggtttataaAAAATAGGCCATCATTGTGGAgttacttttcattttatatttatcaaacaattttttttttaaaaaaaatccaaccgagaaatcaaaattatttaagtataaaattaattccagcccaatagttttttttattttttttagagtctgcccaataattattattggttTCTTCTCATCTGCATGCAAGCACACCATGCTCCAAAATCACTGGATCCCCACCTCTTTAAACCAATCAAAGAAATACATGAAATGTAAGTTGGTTGAAacactcatattaattaatacacacacacgcacCCAAACCCAAACTCTCGATAAAATCCATAATCACACTTTCAATAATCTCCCCCTTCCCTCGCTCACTCACTCCACAATCTCCTCCCCTCTGACACCTTCACCCCCCAACAtaccaaagaaaaataaaaaaatggtgcAGCACCCAGTGGCAGAAGCCAACGATCAAAGCCCATTCGGGACCCTTTCCCCCTCTGAATTCTACGCCAAACACCAAGTGACCCACAATTCCGAATACATCACTAACTCCCGGGGTCTCAAGCTCTTCACTCAATGGTGGACCCCACTTCCCCCGACGAAAACTATCGGCTGCGTAGCCGTTGTCCATGGCTTCACCGGTGAATCCAGCTGGTTCGTTCAATTAACTTCAATTCTCTTTGCTAAACATGGGTTCGTTGTTTGCGCTATTGATCACCAAGGCCATGGCTTCTCTGATGGGCTTGACAACTTGATATATCACATCCCAGATATCAACCCAGTTGTGGAAGATTGCATGCGGTATTTTAAGACTTTTCGCGAGACTCACGCGCCCAATTTGCCGGCTTTTCTGTACTCGGAATCCCTGGGTGGGGCGATAGCTTTGTACGTTACGCTCCGTCAGAGAGGCGCGTGGGATGGGTTGATTTTGAATGGGGCTATGTGCGGAATTAGTGCCAAGCTCAAGCCACCGTGGCCGTTGGAGCACTTGCTTTTCGTAGTCGCGGCCGTGGTACCCACTTGGAGCGTGATTCCCACTCGCGGGTCGATTCCTGAGTTGTCGTTCAAGGAGGAGTGGAAGCGGAAGTTGGGGTGTGCGAGCCCGAAGAGGGTGACAATGAGGCCACGCGCGGCCACGGCATACGAGCTTATGAGAGTGTGTAAGGAACTTCAAGGGAGGTTTGAGGAGGTGGCTGTGCCTTTGTTGGTTGTGCATGGTGGTGATGACGTGGTGTGCGACCCTGCGAGCGCCAAGGAGTTGTATGAACGCGCTGCGAGTGCTGATAAGACATTGAAGATGTATTCTGGGATGTGGCATCAGTTGATCGGTGAGCCCGAGGAGAATGTGAATTTGGTGTTTGGGGATATGGTCGAGTGGCTCCAAAACCGTGCTGAACGCTATAAGGATGGGGATGTGGCTCGCGCTGCTGCCAGTGATGGTGGCGCGTGATATGTTCTTTGTTACTGGTAGGAAAATCTTCTTTCAGATAATTTAATGTGGTAATATTTTAGCCGGTGCAGTCATGGATAATAACATGTACCAGCCAACGGGCaacctgttatttttttttttaggtattcGAGAGTATCTGTACCAGTTCAGGTGCACTTGAACTAATCTCTGAAATTATAAAGATAATGACCAGTAAACCTGTGACCAGAGGATTATGGCACTGGGCAACCCGTGATTTTTAATATGGAAGGTGACGGAATTAATAAAGGAATGGGACGTTGCTctaaaatttgtattttcttgtgatttttaaagtttccttttattattatttatgatttttttattgatgataattttttttattaatgttgacttaatttgtaaaataagtTTGACTAATCAACTTTGTCGTATTTACTTTTGTAATCAGAATATACTTATATgctttgttaataatttttttaatataaaaaaatatttagatattactaatgtatttttaaatataaataaataaattatataagagtTGATCTAAtgtaatttagttaatttaatagtaaaataattaaaaacatagtttaattaaaaataattataaaaaatattgagacaaaaATGTAATGGATTAATTTgggttaatttgttaaattattggttcaaatcatgaaactaaaataacttcataaatcaaaatcaaatatgaaagtcaattctcaattaaattgatgttgtaggattaaattgcaaaaaaataaattcaattgaaaagagagactagaaaaacaaataactgtcaactcaggttaacctattaaaattACAACCCATGTCTTGTGACTGTACTCTATAGAAAGCAgaatgaaacaaattatgatgctaaaatctcaattaatctaatgttgaaagataaaattaaaaaaaatattaattaaaaaaatatctagttaaCTCAATATAATCAATCAAACTTGTGACCCGGATAATGAGATTGAAATaacacaatagaaaaaaaaaagtctaattttcaaataaaaaaaatattaaaatattaaattcagaaaaaaaaactaaaaaaaaatataaaaataaactctagTTAACCCGCGACTCAGGATAAGTAATCAtgatattgaatgataaaattaaaaagattaaaaaaataacctgagtTGACCTGGGTTAATTCACCAAATACGTGACTTGAGCAATAAAAcatgaataattttataaaaaataaaaaaaaattataaattataatttcaagtcaaccaaatattaaaaaaaaaatgaaaaaaaaaaatctaaccccGTTTATGGAGGCAGCAGACCATTTCAAAGGGAAGgtaatactatttttttgtaCCTTACTCCAGTACTATGTAACAATAACTATACACCATCACAGGACAAAACTTGAAGCACGCAGCATTGTATGATCTCATATTCCTCTACTTTTGTTCTTGAAAGTGTAATACACAGACAACCCagatatgattatttttttatcagaccagatatgaatttatttatttttcattttttttttctgagaagTGGTTGTTGTTGATACTGAAGCTATGTATTCTACTGCAGCTTTTGCAACAAACTGTAAAATGGTACCTCAATTCGAGTTCTCAATCCTTACAAGCGAAAACTATATAATTGGTGGGTTTGCTGTAGCTTCTCTTTGTCCATGTGCAAACTGGATATAACTCTATGAAAAGTCGCATAGCTTGGTTTCGAATTAAAATCCACTTCATGCATTAGACATggaaaacaaagggaaaaatgtttgatcatcatcatcatcatttcacTCCTTGATATGTTTTTTCCTTAGACTTAAGAAAATCTTTAATACATCTACTATATAATGGCGCAATCAACATTTGCTGAAgaatttctagaaaataaagtttttgattCAACCAGTtccaaacttgaaagaaaatctTCGACATTCCATCAGATTTCATAAactctcatcatcatcatcattctactcattgaTATGTTTTTTCCTTGCACTTCGGAAGATTTTTAATACATCTATTATATAATGACACACTCAACATTTGCTGAAGAATTTCTAGAAGATAAAGCTTTTGATTCAACCAGTTCCAAACTTGAAAGAAAGATCTTCGACATCCTATCAAATTTTTCATAAACtctcatcgtcatcatcattcTACTTCCTTGATATGTTTTTTCCTTACATTTTGGAAGATCTTTAATACATCTACTATATAAAGACGCAGCCAtttgttgaagaatttttaaaaaataaagcttttgATTCAACCAGTTTTTCTAACTTGAAAGAAAGATCTTTGACATCCATCAGATTCTCATAAACTCTCATCATCTTTGATTCCAAATGCGTAGCATGGTTAAAACTGAATTGTAAGCAGTAACTTGTATACATGCCATTGTTGCCATGCAAAAGAATGGTGCTCCTTCTGTGAGAATCTGTAAGAGTCTGCCTTCGCAGGCCGTTATATGCCCTCTAATAAGTAATACCCCATTAATTCATTGTTGAAAAACAAGTGAACAGGATATGATTACTTATTACTGTGTACTTTGTTTATGTTTACAGAGCTAGTTTTCAAAGATAAACTATTAATCTATTGCAAATTTTTCGTCTACCATGTCTTACGTTAAGTTTTATGATCAAATTTACCCACACTATAACCACTCATATACTTTTTACTCTATGTTTTGGTTATGTTTCCAAAGCTAgtcttcataaaaaataacgatcaaactattaataaatttttcatcaaGCATATGTTATGTCACGGATTGAATAGATCAATTtagctcaattaaaaaaatagtattgttttaatatatatttttttaaaataacatggttataattttttttaaaaaattaaattaatttttaccaaaaattaactaaatcaatacccattttatttaatataaattccAGCTCGGATTAagttttgtataattgaaagtgtggttgtaattgtggttgttttttaaagtattttttatttagaaatatattaaaataatattttttatttatttttaaaaaatatttttgatatctatgcatcaaaataatttaaaaatactaaaaaaaatattaatttgaaataaaaataaataaattaattaatttttttaaaaatatttttaaaatataaaaataaacaatcctGTACATTTTGTAAGACGGACTATAACCACACAAATGACAGTCACAGCTCTAGCTTAGGCTATAGCCATTGAGATGACATACATCTGGCAATCATCTTtctcattaaataatatttttttttaaaaaaaagtgaaaaaataataatgccaAAGGCAACTAgaaccatataaaaaacataggATCAGAAAGCATTTGGAAAATAAGTTATTTGTgaaaaagaagataatcaaaTCAATTACTCTCGAGTCATCGTAGTTCATGTAAAATGCTGAAgtctttaatattttcttttttgttaagcTTGGTGCAGTTCTAATATCACTTATAGAATTTGAAATGACATATATTAacgattttaattaaaaataacaattttattatataattaattgttacAGAATAATGGTAGAATTATAACGGCTCCTGCAACACCCACTACAATTTATTTTGTAACTCGCtaagaaaatacaagaattcaaatattattcTCACACCAtccctacaaaaaaaaaatcatttaatgaattattaccattttttttgtttttgaaaaatatttcaaatttttttattattttaattattaatatcaaaaataaatttaaaaaataaacaaatattatcttaatatatttataaagaaaataaactttaaaaatcagcAACTATTTTGGTCAACGCCTTCTCATTCCTGCTCCCGTCAAAATATACTATAGACCACTCTCacctcatcatttttttttgtgtatttctCATCAAGAACGTCAAGAGctgcttaaattttttattattttaatttattaatatacaaataaattttaaaaagtaaaataatattatcttaatatatttataaaaaaaaataaactttaaaaattattaataactcTAAAATGCGTGGGAAAAGCACTatagctttccccacgtgtttttttttccttatgttctctctttttttttacatgtttttttttttcaaaattggttttttttttcaaaattatctttgtcgattttttttaaatattgaactggttgagaatttaattatatagtttttttttaaatattgtggattgttacaatatttccctacatggttttttttatgatttatttctttttttttcaaattgatcgttgttcaattttttttctctccatattgagttaattgagaattttgctttgtagttttgtcaaaaataacactgtagattgctacaatatttcttccacatggtttttgttttgttgcagtgttttcctccatatattttttttttgtttttttttccaaaattgtcttcttctttttttgttttttttttcagaattgtttttgttgattttatttttttactattgagctggtggagaatttagttttttatttttttttctttaaaacactgttgattgctatagtgtttcccacatgatttttttaaaatgattttttatattttttttcataattatctttgttgagtttttttcttctatattgagctgattgagataTTAACTTTGtagttctttaaaatattatgaattgttacaatgttttcccacatgatttttgcattgctacagtgtttcctcatatattttttttaattgattgtttttcaagattgtatttatcaaatttattttttttatactgaaccggttgaaaatttagctttgtagtttttttttctttaaaacactattgATTGTCACAATTTcccccacatgattttttttgttattattttttttaaaattatctttattgatgttattatttttaatattgaactgattgaaaattaaaactataGATTTTCTCACGAAACACTTAGATTGCTACTATGTTTCcctgaatagttttttttttttcttttgttttttttgtgatattttttaaaattaactttgttgatcttattttttttaatattgagcttgttgagaattataattgtatatttcctaacaaatactataaattgctacaatgttttcctaaatgattttaatattgatctggttgaaaatttagctttaatttttccccacatgtttttttgccatttttttttaaaaaaaaaaatttgcttttttttttttcaaaatttcttttttttttttttttcttttttgttttttttttcataattatttttgtttgttttttttttaatattgagctggttgagaatttagctatgtagtttttttttttaaatactgtggattactac from Populus alba chromosome 8, ASM523922v2, whole genome shotgun sequence encodes the following:
- the LOC118052443 gene encoding caffeoylshikimate esterase; this encodes MVQHPVAEANDQSPFGTLSPSEFYAKHQVTHNSEYITNSRGLKLFTQWWTPLPPTKTIGCVAVVHGFTGESSWFVQLTSILFAKHGFVVCAIDHQGHGFSDGLDNLIYHIPDINPVVEDCMRYFKTFRETHAPNLPAFLYSESLGGAIALYVTLRQRGAWDGLILNGAMCGISAKLKPPWPLEHLLFVVAAVVPTWSVIPTRGSIPELSFKEEWKRKLGCASPKRVTMRPRAATAYELMRVCKELQGRFEEVAVPLLVVHGGDDVVCDPASAKELYERAASADKTLKMYSGMWHQLIGEPEENVNLVFGDMVEWLQNRAERYKDGDVARAAASDGGA